One stretch of Acidobacteriota bacterium DNA includes these proteins:
- a CDS encoding YgiT-type zinc finger protein: protein MNEPLNIEQVLEPCAVCGTPGVRTVYKDKLFGKGARAVIIENLPLRQCASCGESYYEPETSLLIDDILAHPGKHAVSRQVSVVSLAA from the coding sequence ATGAATGAGCCGTTGAATATCGAACAGGTGCTTGAGCCATGCGCCGTTTGCGGTACGCCGGGCGTGCGCACCGTTTACAAGGATAAGCTTTTTGGGAAAGGCGCGAGGGCCGTCATCATCGAAAACTTGCCGTTGCGCCAATGCGCGAGTTGCGGTGAGAGTTATTATGAACCGGAAACTTCGCTATTGATTGATGACATCTTGGCGCATCCGGGCAAGCATGCGGTCTCACGGCAAGTCAGCGTCGTTTCGTTGGCTGCTTGA
- a CDS encoding DUF4258 domain-containing protein has protein sequence MFQSLLAEMQAAARVKRIYLSEHARDELDDDGFVFQDVIQCLLTGEIVEEQYDLKRAENKYVVYGDTVAGAEMAVVVKLTDCRNVFVITGYRLRITDYE, from the coding sequence ATGTTTCAATCCTTGTTGGCAGAGATGCAGGCTGCGGCACGCGTCAAGCGCATTTATCTGTCGGAGCATGCCAGAGACGAGTTGGATGATGATGGTTTTGTGTTTCAGGATGTCATACAGTGCCTTTTAACAGGCGAAATCGTCGAAGAGCAATATGATCTCAAGCGCGCTGAAAACAAATATGTTGTTTACGGTGATACGGTGGCGGGCGCGGAAATGGCCGTCGTGGTGAAGCTGACGGACTGTCGCAACGTCTTCGTGATCACCGGCTACAGGTTGAGGATTACTGATTATGAATGA